In Streptococcus uberis, a single window of DNA contains:
- a CDS encoding UDP-N-acetylmuramoyl-L-alanyl-D-glutamate--L-lysine ligase produces the protein MITIEKTIELLKKDHNFREVIHQEHYYFNYSGLSFQKLSYDSREVDADTLFFAKGAQFKVDYLKKAIDQGLQAYVSEIDYQLSIPAIIVSDIKKAMSIIAMTFYGNPQEKLKLLAFTGTKGKTTAAYFAYHILKQNYKPAMFSTMNTTLDGQTFFKSQLTTPESLDLFKMMASCVSNGMTHVIMEVSSQAYLVDRVYGLTFDVGVFLNISPDHIGPIEHPTFEDYFYHKRLLMENSRAVVINSGMDHFDILAEQVADKDHVFYGDQSENALTESQAFAFSVNGQIAGHYDIQLIGRFNQENAIAAGLACQKLGASHLDIHEGIAQTTVPGRMEVVSHPNGAKVFVDYAHNGDSLEKLVSVVETHQKGQISLIIGSTGNKGESRRADFGRVINNHPNLNVILTADDPNFEDPETICQEIASHVNRHVSIIVDRQNAIIEGLKHCHTSGDALIIAGKGADAYQIVNGKKEEYAGDLAIAKKALS, from the coding sequence ATGATAACAATTGAAAAAACCATTGAACTTTTAAAAAAAGACCATAACTTTAGAGAAGTCATCCATCAAGAACACTATTATTTTAATTACTCTGGATTAAGTTTTCAGAAACTGAGTTATGATAGTCGTGAAGTAGATGCAGATACCTTATTTTTTGCCAAAGGGGCACAATTTAAAGTTGACTATCTGAAAAAAGCCATAGATCAAGGATTGCAAGCATACGTTTCCGAAATAGATTACCAATTAAGCATCCCTGCTATAATTGTTTCTGATATCAAAAAAGCCATGAGTATCATTGCAATGACTTTTTATGGCAATCCTCAAGAAAAGCTGAAACTCCTTGCTTTTACCGGTACTAAAGGGAAAACAACTGCTGCTTATTTTGCCTATCACATTCTAAAACAAAACTATAAACCAGCAATGTTTTCAACCATGAACACCACTTTAGATGGTCAGACATTCTTCAAATCTCAACTAACAACTCCTGAAAGCCTAGATCTCTTTAAAATGATGGCAAGCTGTGTTTCAAATGGTATGACACATGTCATCATGGAAGTCTCAAGCCAAGCTTATCTTGTTGACCGTGTTTATGGATTAACCTTTGATGTTGGTGTCTTTTTAAATATCAGTCCAGATCATATCGGACCAATTGAGCACCCAACTTTTGAAGATTATTTTTACCATAAGCGCCTTTTAATGGAAAATAGCAGAGCAGTTGTCATTAATAGTGGAATGGATCATTTTGACATTTTGGCTGAACAAGTCGCAGACAAAGACCATGTCTTCTATGGGGATCAGTCCGAAAATGCCTTAACGGAAAGCCAAGCCTTTGCATTCTCTGTAAATGGACAAATTGCTGGCCACTATGATATCCAACTCATCGGTCGTTTCAATCAAGAAAATGCTATTGCTGCTGGACTAGCCTGTCAAAAACTTGGTGCTAGTCATCTTGATATTCATGAAGGCATCGCACAAACTACGGTACCAGGTCGTATGGAAGTCGTTTCACATCCTAATGGAGCAAAAGTTTTTGTGGATTATGCTCATAACGGCGATAGCTTAGAAAAATTAGTTTCTGTCGTTGAAACCCACCAAAAAGGCCAGATTAGTTTAATCATTGGTTCAACAGGAAATAAAGGGGAAAGTCGTCGTGCTGATTTTGGTCGTGTTATCAATAATCATCCAAATCTTAATGTGATTTTGACAGCTGATGATCCCAACTTTGAAGATCCTGAAACCATTTGTCAAGAAATTGCCAGTCATGTGAATCGACACGTGTCAATCATTGTTGATCGACAAAACGCCATTATTGAGGGATTAAAACACTGTCATACAAGTGGTGATGCCTTGATTATTGCTGGAAAAGGTGCTGATGCTTACCAAATTGTAAATGGTAAAAAAGAAGAATATGCTGGTGATTTAGCCATCGCCAAAAAAGCATTGTCATAA
- a CDS encoding putative polysaccharide biosynthesis protein, which produces MSKNRNDLTQEELMLQGTVWSTVSNFTSRLLGVIYVIPWFMWMGEHATQANALFNMGYNVYAYFLLISTTGLNVAIAKQVAKYNSMEQEEHSYQLIRGTLKLMVVLGLIFSAIMYITAPVFAKLSGSDQQLIPIMHSLSLAVLVFPTMSVIRGIFQGYNNLKPSALSQIAEQIIRVIWMLSTTFAIMKLGSGDYLKAVTQSTFAAFIGMIASMAVLIYYLKQQGLLKVIFSKPQLETPIDTKGLLIETLKESIPFIVIGSAIQLFQLIDQWTFTNTMLLFTQYTRAQLLILFGYFNANPAKITMILIAVAASIGGVGIALLTENYVKKDMKASAKLIINNIVMLLMFILPALTGAIILARPLYSVFYGFSEAQAISLFRAVLLQTLLLAFYSLLAPMLQALFENRRALTYFAYGILIKLVFQVPCIYLFHAYGPLLATTLGLLVPIYLMFRRLHQVTKFNRKLLFKQSLLILILTGIMGLFVAIANWLLGFAFVPTGRLSSLLYLLIVGTFGMLIYGYLTLVTRQLDKLIGEKAETLRKKLRINV; this is translated from the coding sequence ATGTCAAAAAATAGAAATGATCTGACGCAAGAAGAACTGATGTTACAAGGGACTGTTTGGTCCACAGTTAGTAATTTTACCAGCCGTTTATTAGGTGTTATTTATGTTATCCCTTGGTTTATGTGGATGGGGGAACATGCTACTCAAGCTAACGCATTGTTTAATATGGGCTACAATGTTTATGCCTATTTTTTATTGATTTCAACAACGGGTTTAAATGTTGCCATTGCCAAACAAGTGGCTAAATACAATTCTATGGAGCAAGAAGAGCATAGCTACCAATTAATTCGAGGCACCTTGAAATTAATGGTGGTCTTGGGGCTGATTTTTTCAGCCATTATGTATATCACTGCACCTGTCTTTGCCAAATTATCAGGAAGTGATCAGCAACTGATACCAATCATGCATAGTTTATCCTTGGCGGTCTTGGTTTTTCCAACCATGAGTGTTATTCGTGGCATTTTTCAGGGATATAATAACTTAAAACCATCTGCATTAAGTCAAATTGCTGAGCAGATTATTCGCGTCATTTGGATGCTTTCCACTACCTTTGCTATCATGAAGTTGGGATCAGGGGATTATCTAAAGGCTGTGACGCAATCAACCTTTGCGGCTTTTATAGGAATGATTGCTAGCATGGCAGTCTTGATTTACTATCTAAAACAACAAGGCCTCTTGAAAGTGATTTTTTCAAAACCTCAATTGGAAACCCCTATTGATACCAAAGGCCTACTTATTGAAACCTTGAAAGAGTCCATTCCATTTATTGTGATAGGAAGTGCTATTCAGTTATTCCAGTTAATTGATCAATGGACATTCACTAATACAATGCTCCTTTTTACACAGTATACAAGAGCACAATTATTAATCCTTTTTGGTTATTTTAACGCCAATCCTGCCAAAATCACCATGATATTAATCGCAGTAGCAGCTTCGATAGGTGGCGTTGGGATTGCTTTATTAACTGAAAACTATGTCAAGAAAGACATGAAAGCCTCTGCCAAACTGATTATCAACAATATTGTTATGTTGTTGATGTTTATCTTACCGGCTTTAACAGGCGCCATTATTTTAGCAAGACCACTTTATTCGGTCTTTTATGGCTTTAGTGAGGCGCAAGCTATCTCTCTCTTTAGGGCTGTTTTGTTACAGACCCTCTTGTTGGCTTTTTATTCCCTACTTGCTCCAATGTTGCAGGCCTTATTTGAAAATCGCCGGGCCTTGACTTATTTTGCATACGGTATCTTGATTAAACTAGTCTTTCAAGTACCATGTATCTATTTGTTCCATGCCTATGGACCACTTCTTGCGACAACACTTGGATTATTAGTTCCAATTTACCTTATGTTCCGTCGTCTCCATCAAGTGACTAAATTTAACCGTAAACTCTTGTTTAAACAAAGCCTTTTAATTCTCATCTTAACAGGAATTATGGGCCTATTTGTGGCCATAGCAAATTGGTTATTAGGTTTTGCTTTTGTCCCGACAGGACGTCTATCAAGTCTCCTCTATCTCTTAATTGTGGGAACTTTTGGTATGTTAATCTATGGCTATCTAACCCTTGTTACGCGTCAATTGGATAAACTGATCGGAGAAAAGGCAGAGACTCTACGTAAAAAATTAAGAATCAATGTCTAA
- a CDS encoding MalY/PatB family protein, whose product MIEYDFKKQPNRLHESSVKWRESENNPNLLQLWVADMDFQVMPEIREALITHVSQDILGYTYPRQDLYQAIINWEMIEHGYGISKDCLLFIDGVVPALSIALQSYTQEGDAVLINSPVYPPFARTIQANNRKVVRNELVISEGRYTIDFEQLEKQISEEQVKLYFLCNPHNPGGRVWSQEELFKIGTLCQKYQVLLVSDEIHQDLALFGNKHHSFNTIRSDFKDFSIILSSATKTFNIAGTKNSFAMIENPILRRLFKKTQIKNNQLEIPTVGLVATEAAYTYGRDWLNQLKKTLEENITFVTDFLGEYTKIRVMKPEGTYLIWLDFTAYGLEQKDLMTKLKEEAHLVLNDGETFGKSGKGYARFNAATPMSVIVKACQRLARVFPK is encoded by the coding sequence ATGATAGAATATGATTTTAAAAAACAACCCAACCGCTTACACGAATCTTCTGTAAAATGGAGAGAAAGTGAAAATAATCCAAATTTATTGCAACTTTGGGTTGCTGATATGGATTTTCAAGTCATGCCAGAAATTCGAGAGGCTTTGATTACCCATGTTAGTCAAGACATTTTAGGATATACCTATCCCAGACAAGACTTGTATCAAGCTATCATCAATTGGGAAATGATAGAACATGGCTATGGCATCTCTAAAGATTGTCTTTTATTTATTGATGGGGTGGTCCCAGCTTTATCAATTGCGCTTCAATCCTATACTCAGGAAGGGGATGCTGTATTAATCAATAGTCCCGTCTACCCTCCTTTTGCCAGAACCATTCAGGCCAACAATCGAAAAGTGGTTCGAAATGAATTGGTGATAAGTGAAGGACGGTATACCATAGATTTTGAGCAATTAGAGAAACAAATCAGTGAAGAGCAGGTCAAACTTTATTTTTTATGCAATCCTCATAATCCTGGTGGACGTGTTTGGTCACAGGAAGAGCTTTTTAAGATTGGTACTTTGTGTCAAAAATATCAGGTTTTATTAGTTTCGGATGAAATTCATCAAGATCTTGCTTTATTTGGAAACAAACACCATTCCTTTAATACCATTAGGAGTGATTTTAAAGACTTTTCGATTATCCTCAGCTCAGCGACTAAAACCTTCAATATTGCTGGAACCAAAAATAGTTTTGCAATGATTGAAAATCCTATTTTGCGCAGGCTTTTCAAAAAAACGCAAATTAAAAATAATCAACTGGAAATTCCAACTGTGGGCTTAGTGGCGACGGAAGCGGCTTATACTTATGGACGTGACTGGTTAAATCAATTGAAAAAGACCTTGGAAGAAAATATTACTTTTGTGACAGATTTTCTAGGGGAATATACTAAGATAAGAGTGATGAAACCAGAAGGAACTTATCTGATTTGGTTGGATTTTACAGCTTATGGTTTGGAGCAAAAAGATTTAATGACTAAGCTTAAGGAAGAAGCACATCTTGTTTTGAATGATGGTGAAACATTTGGAAAAAGTGGTAAAGGCTATGCTCGCTTTAATGCAGCAACTCCCATGTCTGTAATTGTTAAGGCCTGTCAACGTCTTGCAAGAGTATTTCCAAAATAA
- the upp gene encoding uracil phosphoribosyltransferase, which translates to MGKCQVISHPLIQHKLSILRREDTSTKNFRELVNEIAMLMGYEVSRDLPLEDVEIQTPVAKTIQKQLTGKKLAIVPILRAGIGMVDGFLSLVPAAKVGHIGMYRDEETLEPVEYLVKLPEDIDQRQIFVVDPMLATGGSAILAVDSLKKRGAGNIKFVCLVAAPEGVKKLQEAHPDVDIYTAALDEKLNEHGYIVPGLGDAGDRLFGTK; encoded by the coding sequence ATGGGAAAATGTCAAGTTATTTCACATCCACTTATTCAACACAAATTATCCATTTTACGTCGTGAAGACACCTCTACAAAAAATTTCCGAGAGTTAGTCAATGAAATTGCCATGTTAATGGGGTATGAAGTGTCTCGTGACCTACCTTTGGAAGATGTTGAAATCCAAACTCCGGTTGCTAAAACCATTCAGAAACAATTGACAGGAAAAAAATTAGCCATTGTTCCAATTCTTAGAGCAGGTATTGGTATGGTTGATGGTTTCTTAAGCTTGGTACCAGCTGCAAAAGTAGGTCATATTGGTATGTACCGTGATGAAGAAACACTTGAACCTGTTGAATACTTGGTTAAACTTCCTGAAGACATTGATCAACGTCAAATCTTTGTTGTGGACCCTATGTTAGCAACTGGTGGTTCAGCTATTTTAGCAGTCGATTCCCTAAAAAAACGTGGTGCTGGCAATATTAAATTTGTTTGTTTAGTAGCTGCTCCAGAAGGTGTTAAGAAATTACAAGAAGCACACCCAGATGTTGACATTTACACAGCAGCATTAGATGAAAAACTTAACGAACATGGTTATATCGTCCCAGGCCTAGGTGATGCCGGCGATCGCTTGTTTGGTACTAAGTAA
- the clpP gene encoding ATP-dependent Clp protease proteolytic subunit ClpP → MIPVVIEQTSRGERSYDIYSRLLKDRIIMLTGPVEDNMANSIIAQLLFLDAQDNTKDIYLYVNTPGGSVSAGLAIVDTMNFIKSDVQTIVMGMAASMGTIIASSGTKGKRFMLPNAEYLIHQPMGGTGSGTQQTDMAIVAEQLLKTRKRLEKILSDNSGKTIKQIHKDAERDYWMDAKETLEYGFIDAIMENNELK, encoded by the coding sequence ATGATTCCTGTAGTTATTGAACAAACAAGCCGTGGGGAACGTTCTTATGATATTTACTCACGTTTACTGAAAGATCGTATTATCATGTTAACTGGTCCTGTTGAGGATAATATGGCAAATTCCATCATTGCTCAATTGCTCTTTTTAGATGCACAAGATAATACAAAAGATATTTATTTATACGTCAATACACCTGGCGGTTCTGTTTCAGCTGGACTTGCCATTGTTGATACAATGAACTTTATTAAATCTGATGTTCAAACCATTGTTATGGGTATGGCTGCTTCTATGGGTACCATTATTGCCTCATCAGGTACAAAAGGGAAACGTTTCATGTTACCAAATGCAGAATACCTCATTCACCAACCAATGGGTGGCACAGGAAGTGGCACACAACAAACCGATATGGCCATTGTTGCCGAACAACTTTTGAAAACACGTAAACGCCTTGAAAAAATCCTTTCTGATAACTCTGGAAAAACCATTAAACAAATTCATAAAGATGCCGAACGTGATTATTGGATGGATGCAAAAGAAACCTTAGAATATGGGTTCATTGATGCCATCATGGAGAACAACGAACTAAAATAA
- a CDS encoding YlbF family regulator has translation MLVVNEELVKIDDAIDCLVDDLLKCKTFQTYLEKKSLFENDSVLQKDILTFKDLAEEYDKRKHLIAFRPELLDLRKEVYAKKRALDLHPKVVDLRLAEVDFQEILAQVTQAIADTVSSHIFVDTGLPLSPKKERFSLGIYQNIKEKDS, from the coding sequence ATGTTAGTCGTAAATGAAGAGTTAGTAAAGATTGATGATGCTATCGATTGTCTAGTTGATGATCTTTTAAAGTGCAAAACATTTCAAACTTATCTTGAAAAGAAGTCTCTTTTTGAAAATGACAGTGTTTTACAAAAAGATATTTTGACTTTTAAAGACTTAGCAGAAGAATATGATAAAAGGAAACATTTAATTGCCTTTCGTCCAGAACTATTGGACTTAAGGAAAGAAGTCTATGCTAAAAAACGTGCTTTGGATTTACATCCAAAGGTGGTTGACTTACGCCTAGCTGAAGTGGATTTTCAAGAAATTTTGGCCCAGGTCACCCAGGCAATTGCTGATACTGTGTCTTCACATATTTTTGTTGACACTGGTTTGCCTTTATCCCCCAAAAAAGAAAGATTTTCTCTTGGTATCTACCAAAATATTAAAGAAAAGGATAGCTAA
- a CDS encoding YlbG family protein — MFEKQKRVGLVVYLYYNRDARKVHKYGDVYYHSKKGRYLVMYVNQNDLEEKMKELQKLKFVKEAVVSAFDEIDHQFVGNLHREAN; from the coding sequence ATGTTTGAAAAACAAAAACGAGTTGGTTTAGTTGTTTATCTTTATTACAATAGAGACGCTCGAAAAGTTCACAAATATGGAGACGTTTATTACCATTCCAAAAAAGGAAGATACTTGGTGATGTATGTCAATCAGAATGACCTCGAAGAAAAAATGAAAGAGTTGCAAAAACTGAAGTTTGTCAAAGAAGCAGTGGTTTCTGCATTTGATGAGATTGATCATCAATTTGTAGGCAATTTACATCGAGAAGCTAATTAA
- a CDS encoding ABC transporter substrate-binding protein: MKKKLLVSTIACLSLLSLAACDAAPPSSTSNAKGTKIGKTIKLGLNLELTGGVSAYGSAEKVGALMAVNEINRSGGVDGKKIEVISKDNKSENAESATVTTSLATQSNVNVIIGPATSGAAAAASPNATSAAVPLITPSGTQDDLTIAKDGKTYDYIYRTTFIDSYQGDVLSKFATEQLKVKKVALFYDNSSDYAKGIAKRFKKVFKETIVSESTYQSGDTDFQSALTKMKNQSFDAIIMPGYYQETGTIIKQAREMGISVPIVGPDGFADAKLVELAGQENVNNVYYLSGYSASTSEKASAFAQKYKKKYGEEPSMFVALAYDSVYMMADAAKGAKTSKDISKALAQLKDFQGVTGTMTIDQKHNPIKSVTVIGLTKGKESSATVIKAE, encoded by the coding sequence ATGAAGAAGAAACTATTGGTTTCGACAATAGCTTGTTTATCGTTATTATCATTAGCTGCTTGTGATGCTGCTCCGCCAAGTAGTACATCCAATGCTAAAGGAACCAAAATTGGCAAAACAATTAAATTAGGACTCAATTTGGAACTGACAGGCGGAGTTTCGGCATATGGAAGTGCAGAAAAAGTAGGTGCTTTGATGGCTGTTAATGAAATAAACCGTTCTGGTGGGGTTGATGGAAAAAAGATTGAAGTCATCTCAAAAGACAACAAGTCTGAAAATGCAGAATCTGCGACAGTAACCACAAGTCTGGCGACACAGAGTAATGTAAATGTTATTATTGGCCCAGCAACTTCTGGTGCGGCAGCTGCTGCTTCTCCCAATGCCACCTCTGCAGCAGTTCCCCTGATTACACCATCGGGGACTCAGGATGATCTAACCATAGCAAAAGATGGTAAAACTTATGACTATATTTATAGAACAACATTCATTGACTCTTACCAAGGTGATGTGCTTTCAAAATTTGCTACTGAACAGCTAAAAGTCAAAAAAGTTGCTCTTTTTTATGACAATTCTAGCGATTATGCCAAAGGTATTGCAAAACGCTTTAAAAAAGTATTTAAGGAAACCATTGTTTCCGAATCTACTTATCAATCCGGAGATACTGATTTTCAATCTGCATTAACAAAAATGAAGAATCAATCCTTTGATGCCATCATTATGCCAGGTTATTATCAAGAAACGGGAACCATCATTAAACAGGCAAGAGAGATGGGAATTTCTGTTCCAATTGTTGGTCCAGATGGATTCGCAGATGCTAAACTTGTTGAATTGGCTGGGCAAGAAAATGTTAATAATGTCTATTATCTCTCAGGTTATTCAGCATCAACTTCTGAGAAAGCGTCAGCTTTTGCCCAAAAATATAAGAAAAAATATGGAGAAGAACCCTCAATGTTTGTTGCTTTAGCCTATGATTCAGTTTATATGATGGCTGATGCAGCAAAAGGAGCGAAAACCTCTAAAGACATTTCAAAAGCTTTAGCGCAATTGAAAGATTTTCAGGGTGTTACTGGTACAATGACAATTGATCAAAAACACAATCCCATCAAATCAGTGACAGTTATTGGTTTGACAAAAGGTAAAGAAAGTTCTGCTACGGTCATCAAAGCTGAATAA
- a CDS encoding branched-chain amino acid ABC transporter permease: protein MLQQLVNGLILGSVYALLALGYTMVYGIIKLINFAHGDLFMMGAFIGFYLINVFHLNFFLALVLTMILTAILGMLIEFLAYRPLRHSTRIAALITAIGVSFLLEYGMVYLVGAEARAFPQALKTVKYNLGPIAITNVQVIILTVSLLLMLGLQFIVKQTKMGKAMRAVSVDSDAAQLMGINVNSTISFTFALGSALAGAAGVLIGLYYNSINPLMGMTPGIKAFVAAVLGGIGIIPGAALGGFIIGLLETFSVSIGLSSYRDAIVYAVLIVILLIRPAGLLGKNIKEKV from the coding sequence ATGCTACAACAACTTGTTAATGGACTTATTTTAGGTAGTGTTTATGCCCTTTTAGCCTTGGGTTACACTATGGTTTATGGCATTATCAAATTAATCAACTTTGCCCATGGGGATTTATTTATGATGGGAGCTTTTATTGGTTTTTACCTGATTAATGTTTTCCATTTGAATTTCTTTTTGGCACTGGTGTTAACCATGATATTAACAGCTATTTTAGGGATGTTGATTGAATTTTTAGCTTATCGTCCACTCAGACATTCAACACGGATTGCGGCCTTAATCACCGCAATTGGTGTTTCCTTTTTGCTAGAGTATGGAATGGTTTATTTGGTCGGTGCTGAAGCGAGAGCCTTCCCACAAGCTTTGAAAACCGTTAAATATAATCTAGGACCAATTGCCATCACAAATGTTCAAGTCATCATTTTAACGGTTTCTTTACTATTGATGTTAGGTTTGCAATTTATTGTCAAACAAACGAAAATGGGTAAAGCCATGCGCGCCGTGTCAGTTGACAGCGACGCAGCTCAACTAATGGGGATTAATGTTAATTCAACCATTAGCTTTACCTTTGCCTTAGGGTCAGCATTAGCTGGCGCCGCTGGTGTATTAATTGGGCTTTATTACAATTCGATTAATCCTTTGATGGGTATGACACCGGGAATTAAAGCTTTTGTCGCTGCCGTTTTAGGCGGAATTGGTATCATTCCGGGCGCGGCTTTGGGTGGATTTATTATTGGGCTTTTGGAAACATTCTCGGTTTCTATTGGATTGTCGAGTTATAGAGATGCTATTGTCTATGCCGTTTTAATCGTCATCTTGTTGATTAGACCTGCGGGCCTATTGGGAAAAAATATAAAGGAGAAAGTGTAA
- a CDS encoding branched-chain amino acid ABC transporter permease — MKKNSKSIMAWFGIIALVYLLLSFLIGKDIIGPYYVQILMGIGISIIMAMGTNLVLGFSGQFPLGQAGFMAIGAYTTAIFTNSMPTYLGFYLSMVLGVLIAGLVAVLVGFPTLRLKGDYLAIATLGVAEIIRIAIVNGGDLTNGAAGLTGVLRYTSWPVVYAFVILIIILTMNFLRSSSGRQVISVREDEIAAESMGVNTTKMKVMTFAFAAMTASIAGSLYVGYIGTVVPKDFTLMRSIDYLIIAVLGGLGSMTGTIVAAIVLGALNMYLQSFSDVRMIIYSLALILVMVFKPSGLLGTKECQLSHLFSKNDKEGN; from the coding sequence ATGAAGAAAAATAGTAAATCCATTATGGCGTGGTTTGGCATCATTGCACTGGTTTACCTGCTTTTATCTTTTTTAATTGGTAAGGATATAATAGGTCCATATTACGTCCAAATTTTAATGGGGATTGGTATCTCCATCATTATGGCTATGGGGACTAACCTTGTCTTAGGGTTTTCAGGTCAATTTCCTTTAGGACAAGCTGGTTTTATGGCAATTGGTGCTTATACCACAGCGATTTTTACTAACTCAATGCCAACTTATCTCGGTTTCTATCTTTCAATGGTATTAGGAGTACTTATAGCGGGTCTTGTGGCCGTTCTTGTTGGTTTTCCCACCCTACGTTTGAAAGGTGATTATTTAGCCATTGCAACTTTAGGGGTAGCTGAAATTATTCGTATTGCCATAGTTAATGGTGGAGATTTGACCAATGGAGCTGCCGGATTAACAGGGGTATTACGCTATACTTCTTGGCCAGTTGTCTATGCTTTTGTTATTTTAATCATCATCTTGACAATGAATTTTCTACGGTCCTCAAGTGGAAGGCAAGTCATTTCTGTTCGAGAAGACGAAATTGCGGCAGAATCAATGGGTGTTAATACGACTAAGATGAAAGTTATGACTTTTGCTTTTGCTGCAATGACAGCTAGTATTGCAGGTTCACTTTATGTCGGCTATATTGGAACAGTTGTTCCTAAAGATTTCACTTTAATGCGTTCAATTGATTATTTAATCATTGCTGTATTAGGTGGTTTAGGATCTATGACAGGTACTATTGTGGCCGCAATCGTCCTAGGTGCCTTAAACATGTACTTACAGAGTTTTTCAGATGTTCGAATGATTATTTACTCACTAGCATTAATCTTAGTTATGGTCTTTAAACCAAGTGGTTTGTTGGGGACAAAAGAATGTCAACTGTCTCATCTTTTTTCAAAGAATGACAAGGAGGGCAATTAA
- a CDS encoding ABC transporter ATP-binding protein: MALLEVKNLSKHFGGLTAVGDVSMELHEGELVGLIGPNGAGKTTLFNLLTGVYVPSEGTITLDGTLLNKKTPYQIASLGLSRTFQNIRLFKDMTVLDNVLIGIANQEKPHLLSSLLRLPYYYRSEAELKEKALQLLAIFDLDGEANTLARNLPYGQQRRLEIVRALATKPKILFLDEPAAGMNPQETAELTSLIRHIKDDFGITIILIEHDMSLVMEVTERIYVLEYGRLIAHGKPDDIKKNKRVIEAYLGGEI; this comes from the coding sequence ATGGCACTACTAGAAGTTAAGAACCTAAGCAAACATTTTGGCGGCTTAACTGCTGTAGGTGATGTTTCAATGGAGCTTCATGAGGGAGAATTGGTCGGACTTATTGGACCAAATGGTGCTGGAAAGACAACACTATTTAACTTACTGACAGGAGTTTATGTTCCAAGTGAAGGGACAATTACTTTAGACGGTACCCTCCTCAATAAAAAAACACCCTATCAGATTGCTTCCTTAGGTTTATCCAGAACATTTCAAAACATCCGATTATTCAAAGATATGACGGTTTTGGATAATGTGTTAATCGGCATAGCCAACCAAGAAAAACCGCATCTTTTATCAAGCTTGCTTAGATTACCTTATTATTACCGTTCAGAGGCAGAGCTAAAAGAAAAAGCTCTACAATTATTAGCAATATTTGATTTAGACGGTGAAGCAAATACCTTAGCAAGAAATTTACCTTATGGACAACAAAGAAGACTTGAAATCGTAAGAGCACTTGCAACCAAGCCTAAAATTCTTTTTCTGGATGAACCAGCTGCGGGGATGAATCCTCAAGAAACGGCAGAACTAACGTCATTAATTCGTCACATTAAAGATGATTTTGGCATAACAATTATCTTAATTGAGCATGATATGAGTTTGGTAATGGAAGTGACAGAAAGGATTTATGTTCTGGAATACGGCCGTTTAATTGCTCATGGCAAACCTGACGACATCAAGAAAAATAAACGTGTTATTGAAGCTTACCTTGGAGGTGAAATCTAG